The nucleotide sequence AGAGCGTGACAAACACCCCAGCCATACTCCAGCCGTGTAAGGAAATGAACTGACTGCCTGAATGCTTGCAGATGGTTTCAATGGATTGAGGAATGGCTGCATCGATAAAAGATAAAAAATTCAGGTGACGGTGCTTAAAGTTAAAGCGTTTCCATTCCACCAGATAGACATCAAAACCGCTATGCTGAAAATGCTTGACCAGAGAGCGATAAGGATACAGATCATAGATATCCATATTAATGGCTAACGGTGCGATGAAAACCAGAGGCTCCTTATATTTTTTCTCAGGTGAAGCGTAATAACGAATCTTGCAAAACTCGGTGCCGGCAATATATTCAAAAGGGGTTTTTTGCGACAGGATCAGTGAGGAGGCATTAAACACCCGGGTGCTGAGGTGTTTCAATTTTTTTTGCTGGCGCTGAAAGTTTTGTTTTAACTGAATCATGTAAATAAAATATCCGTATCCGCGGGAGGATTGATCGAAGTCTAAGCAATAATCGCTTATTATGCCTTGACCTGAAATAGCTTAGGCGCTCAAAATGTTGGCAAATTTTTACAAAAGGCAGCCTGAGGGCTGAGGTAAAGCGATGAGCCAGCAAGACGATATTTCTTACCAATTAGAAACTTTAGCCATTCGTACCGGTCATACCCGCACTTTTGAAGGTGAGCATGGCGAACCGATTTTTCTAACATCGTCCTTTGTTTATGAAAATGCTGCAGAAGCCGCAGCTAAATTCTCAGGCCAGGAACCGGGCAATATCTATTCTCGCTTTACCAATCCGACCGTTGCCATGTTTGAAAAGCGTCTGGCTGCACTTGAAGGTGCAGAGCGCGCCGTCGCCACCAGTTCGGGTATGGCAGCCATTATGGCAGTGATGATGGCTTTTTTAAAAGCGGGCGACCATGTGATTTGTTCACGTGCAGTCTTCGGTTCTACGGTTTCCATGTTTGAAAAATATGTCGCAAAATTTGGCGTCAGCGTTGATTTTGTCGATTTGACTGATCTTGATGCATGGAAAAATGCCATCAAGCCTGAAACAAAAATTCTCTTTGTTGAATCGCCATCGAATCCTTTAGCAGAAGTAGCCGATATACAGGGACTCGCCGATATTGCGCATGCTAATGATGCTTTACTGGCGATTGATAACAGCTTCTGTACCCCAGTGTTACAACAACCACTCAAATTTGGTGCAGACCTGGTGGTGTATTCTGCGACTAAATATCTGGATGGTCAGGGCCGCGCCTTGGGTGGTGCTGTCGTAGGTAATCATAAGCTGCTTGAAGAAATTTTTGGCTATGTGCGTACCACCGGCCCATCAATGAGCCCATTCAATGCCTGGGTTTTCCTGAAAGGCTTGGAGACACTACGTTTGCGTATGCGTGAACATTCAGCAAGTGCACAGCAACTGGCTGAATTTTTGAATCAGCATCCAAAAGTGGAAAAAGTATATTATGCGGGCCTGCCTGAGCATGTCGGTCATGAACTGGCAGCCAAACAGCAGAGCGGTTTTGGCGGTATTGTGTCTTTTGAAGTGAAAGGTGGCCGTGAGGAAGCATGGACTGTCATCGACAATACCCAGTTTATCTCGATTACCGGCAATCTGGGCGATGTGAAATCGACTATTACCCATCCGGCAACCACGACACACGGTAAATTGTCGCCTGAAGCCAAAGAAGCTGCCGGTATTCGCGAAGGTTTGATTCGCGTATCTGTTGGTTTGGAAGAGATTGGTGATATTATCCAGGATATTCGTCGCGGTTTAGACCTGATTTAATTTTATAAATTTATGTTCGGAGATATTTATGAACATTAACATGTTGATGCAGCAAGCTCAGCGCATGCAGAAAGAAGTTGAAAACAACGTAAAAAAAGCCAAAGAAGAGCTTGCGCAAACTGAAGTGCATGCCGAGGCGGGTGGTGGTCTAGTGAAAGTAACCATGACTTGCCGTAACGTGGTGAAACGTATCGAAATCAATCCTGAATTACTTCAGGATGATCCAGACATGATTGAAGACCTGATTGCAGCTGCAATGAATGATGCAGCACGTCAGGCAGAAGTGGTATCTGACGAAAGAATGAAAGCAGCAAACTCAGGCATGGGTTTGCCGCCTGGTCTTGCAGGTATGTTCTAAGGAAGAATGCGCAATGTTTAGTGATCGTTTTGATCAACTCGTTCAAGCATTACGCATTTTGCCAAGCGTTGGGCCGAAATCGGCTCAACGTATGGCATTGCATATGATCATGAAAAATCGTGAGGGTGCTATTGGTCTGGCACATGCGCTGACTGAGGCAACCAATTACATTCATGAATGTTCAGTCTGTCATTCTTTGACCGAAGACGAAGTCTGCAATATCTGTACTTCGCTGGATCGTGATGATGAATTGCTTTGCGTAGTAGAATCACCTGCAGATGTCATGGCGATTGAACAAAGTGGCAGCTTCAGAGGTAAATATCATGTATTGGGTGGACATTTATCGCCACTGGATGGTATTGGTCCCGAAGAAATCGGTATTCCGTACTTATTGCATCGTTTGGCCAATGGTCAGGTGAAAGAAGTGATTCTGGCAACCAATGCCACGGTAGAAGGACAAGCAACGGCACATTATCTGGTTGAGGCCAGTAAGCATTTGCCGATCCAGATGACCCGAATTGCCCAGGGCGTACCACAAGGTGGTGAGCTGGAATATGTCGATAGCCATACCTTGAGTCAGGCAGTACATAACCGGATGCGCATGAAGTAAGCTGAGCTTAAATATCTTGTTAGTTTTAATATAAAAAAGATATTAATTAGAATATAAAACCTGATAAGTAAGCGCCATTTTTTAGGAAATAGGGCAGAATTGACGTTATTTTTTATACAAAAATTCTATAGATCAGTTAATATGGATCTATCGAGAATCTAATCTTAGACTCAGTTCTATGTTTCAATTTATTCAACATCAAAACGACTTAACTCATGTACTGAAGCTGATGGATCAGAATTCAGTGTATGGGCTGGATACCGAGTTTATCAAGGTTGATACCTTATGGCCTAAGCTGGGTGTTTTTCAGATTAACGTAGACAACAAGGTCTATTTGTTGGATGGAACCACGCTGGATCTGACTGAGTTCCTTAATAAAATTTTTAACGCACAGCAGAATATTTTTCATGCCTGTAGTGAAGATATCGATCTGATTTATCACTATACCCAGAAGAAATCGCTGAGTAATGTGTTTGATACCCAGGTCGGCATGTCATTTTTGGGGCATGGTCTGCAAGTCAGCTATCAAAATGCGCTGAAGCAGATGCTGGAAGTCGATATCGAAAAAGACCAGACCCGTTCTGACTGGCTGGCGCGTCCACTCAGTTCCGAACAGTTGCTCTATGCTGCCAATGATGTACATTATCTGGTGCAACTGTCAGAGAAAATCAAACAGGATCTGGATTCGAAAGATCTGCTGGATTTTGCTTTGCAAGATTGCCGTTTTTTGACTCAGGAAATTGGCGAAGATACACCAACCGCCTTGTTGTATCAGGATGTCGGCAATTACCGGCATTCACGCCGTCAGTTGATGCAATTGCAGCAACTGATGGTCTGGCGCGATCAGATTGCCAAAGCACTAAATCAGCCACGCAGTTTTATTTTAAAAAATGCCAGCATGATTGATCTGGTGGAAAAGTTCCCTCGCAATAATTTCCAGCTGAGTCATGTGAAAGACATTCGTTCGAATGTGGTTCGTGAGCATGGTAAAACCATTTTAGATTTACTGAAATTCCTGCCGGAGCCGGCAAATTGGCCTTTACGTCTGGCACGTCCAATTCGCCATTCTTCCAAAGATATTGGCGAAAAAATTGATTCAATTATTCAGAACGTCGTCAATGAAACCTCAATTCCCAAAGAAGTGCTGATGCGCAAGAAATGGTTGAATGCACTGTATCAGCATGTAGTTTTTCACAAGGATGAACAGGATCTGCCGGATTATCTGCTTGGCTGGCGCTATGAGTTATTAACTCAGCCACTGATTCAGGTATTGCATCAGGATGAATCTTATCTGTCTACCCAGATGAAAGTTAGCGAGTGATTGGCTACAGGAATGGTTAAAGAAAAAGCAATTATACAAAATCACGACTGATGCATGAGACGTGGCTAATGTTTCTGTCTTTTTTTTGATGTATCCTTGCAGTTGTTTTTCCAGAAAAGTCGTTTGAAATATGCAAGTGTCTATCTACAAATCCAGCAAAAAAAGTGAAATGTATCTGTATGTGGCGCGTCCTGCGAATGAAAGCGAAGCTGAAACATTCGAGCCTTTAAGTGTATTAACTGAAGCAGTACAGGCAGCATTTGGACGTGCGACTTTTGTCATGCATCTTGAATTAAGTGAATCACGTAAACTGGCACGTGCCAATGTCTTGCATGTTATGGATTCTATTGAAACTCGCGGTTTCTTCCTGCAAATGCCGCCAGAAGGCTTGATTGATCCAAATGCTGTGGCACCAGAAGGTTTACGCGGTGCTTAATGTTAATTCAGGAGTTGTGAAATGAATGGTTATGTGGCTGTATTAGACTCAATTCCTGAACAGAGCATTGCCGTTGCAGTTTATCTGCTCGGCAGCCTGATTGCTTTATGGTGCTGGTATAGCGTAACCAAGCGTCTGCCTAAACCTATGGGCGGTTTTTTGTGGATTGTGGCCTTTGCCATTCTATTGACACCGACGGTATCCGAGGGGGCGAATGCATCCATTGCACCCGCGATCTTTGGTCTGTTATTTGGGGTGCTAACCAAAGAGCAATCCCTGGTTTGGATTAATGCGTCACTTATTTTATTTGTCATTGGGATTGGATCTGTGGTTGGCTATTGCTGGTCGACCTATGTGTCGAACAAAAGCAATATTCGTGTTCACGAGAAAAGTTCACCGCTGTAAGTAAAAAATAAGGTTCAATCATGTCTGCTGATATTCAACAATTTTCAGGTACCGATCAGTACATTGCGACTGACAGTTTAAAACTTGCGGTGAAAGCTGCACGCAGTTTGCAAAAACCATTGCTGGTCAAAGGTGAGCCGGGTACAGGTAAGACTTTGCTGGCCGAGCAAGTTGCAGAAAGTCTGGGTTTGAAGCTGATCACCTGGCACATCAAGTCCACTACCAAAGCACAACAAGGCCTGTATGAATACGATGCCGTATCCCGCTTGCGCGATAGTCAGTTGGGTGATGACCGTGTCTATGACATCAAGAACTACATCAAGCCGGGTAAATTATGGGAAGCGTTTACCAGTGAAGAGCGCTGTGTCCTGTTGATTGATGAAATTGATAAGGCAGACATCGAGTTTCCAAATGACTTGCTGCATGAACTCGATAAAATGTCGTTCTATGTGTACGAGACTGGCGAAACCATTACGGCAACTCAGCGCCCAATCGTGATCATTACCTCAAATAATGAAAAAGAATTGCCAGATGCTTTCCTGCGTCGTTGCTTCTTCCATTACATCGAATTCCCGGATGAAGCCACCATGCGTGAAATCATCGATGTGCATTTTGCCAATATCTCGACCACATTGGTCAATGAGGCTTTGCAAGTCTTCTTTAAATTACGTCAGATTCCGGGTTTAAAAAAACCACCTTCAACTTCTGAACTGATCGACTGGCTCAGCCTGCTTATGGCTGACGACATGCCGGAAGATATTCTGCGCAATACTGATAAATCCAAAGCAATTCCGCCCCTGTACGGCGCATTAATCAAGAATGAGCAAGATGTGCAGTTGCTCGAACGTCTAGCATTTATGTCACGTCGTTAAGGGAGAAACACGCATGTTTGTGCGACTGTTTTATACCTTACGCAAATACGGCGTGCCGGTATCGACTCGTGAGCTGATTGACCTGAATCAGGCGGTTGCTGCAGGTCTGGTGTTTGCCGATCAGGATGAATTCTATCAGCTGGCCAAAACCGTCATGGTCAAGGACGAGCGCTATTTCGATAAGTTCGATCGTGCTATGAAAGACTATTTTGATGGTATCGCGACCTTTGATCTGGATGAGCTGCTGAATCAGGTGCATAAGCTGCCCAAAGACTGGTTCGATCTCGAATTACTCGAGAAGCATCTGACCCCGGAGCAGCGCGAAGAGCTGAAAAAAGCCGGATCGCTGGAAGAACTGATGAAAATGCTGGAAGAGCGTCTGCGCGAACAGCATAAAAAACATCAGGGTGGCAACAAGATGATGGGTACCGGTGGCACTTCACCCTTTGGTGCCTATGGCGATCATCCTGAAGGTGTGCGTATTGGCGGGCCGGGGCGTAAGCGTTCTGCGGTGAAAGTCTGGGAACAGCGCCAATATCGAAATCTGGACGATGAACAGATTTTGGGTAGCCGCCAGATGCAGATGGCATTGCGCCGTCTACGAAAATTTGCCC is from Acinetobacter lwoffii and encodes:
- a CDS encoding AAA family ATPase → MSADIQQFSGTDQYIATDSLKLAVKAARSLQKPLLVKGEPGTGKTLLAEQVAESLGLKLITWHIKSTTKAQQGLYEYDAVSRLRDSQLGDDRVYDIKNYIKPGKLWEAFTSEERCVLLIDEIDKADIEFPNDLLHELDKMSFYVYETGETITATQRPIVIITSNNEKELPDAFLRRCFFHYIEFPDEATMREIIDVHFANISTTLVNEALQVFFKLRQIPGLKKPPSTSELIDWLSLLMADDMPEDILRNTDKSKAIPPLYGALIKNEQDVQLLERLAFMSRR
- a CDS encoding vWA domain-containing protein; the protein is MFVRLFYTLRKYGVPVSTRELIDLNQAVAAGLVFADQDEFYQLAKTVMVKDERYFDKFDRAMKDYFDGIATFDLDELLNQVHKLPKDWFDLELLEKHLTPEQREELKKAGSLEELMKMLEERLREQHKKHQGGNKMMGTGGTSPFGAYGDHPEGVRIGGPGRKRSAVKVWEQRQYRNLDDEQILGSRQMQMALRRLRKFARQGAAEELDIDGTIRETAKQGILDVQLVPERRNRIKVLMLFDVGGSMDAHIAQCEKLFSAAKTEFKTLEYFYFHNCLYDYVWKDNVRRSSSRMNTWDLFNTYGRDYRVIVVGDASMAPYELNSVGGSVEYMNDEAGQVWLQRLRQHFDKTAWLNPEEEKYWHYTHTIGLIQQIFENHMFPMTLKGIEDMTKYLAR
- a CDS encoding YcgL domain-containing protein — translated: MQVSIYKSSKKSEMYLYVARPANESEAETFEPLSVLTEAVQAAFGRATFVMHLELSESRKLARANVLHVMDSIETRGFFLQMPPEGLIDPNAVAPEGLRGA
- the recR gene encoding recombination mediator RecR, coding for MFSDRFDQLVQALRILPSVGPKSAQRMALHMIMKNREGAIGLAHALTEATNYIHECSVCHSLTEDEVCNICTSLDRDDELLCVVESPADVMAIEQSGSFRGKYHVLGGHLSPLDGIGPEEIGIPYLLHRLANGQVKEVILATNATVEGQATAHYLVEASKHLPIQMTRIAQGVPQGGELEYVDSHTLSQAVHNRMRMK
- a CDS encoding O-succinylhomoserine sulfhydrylase, whose translation is MSQQDDISYQLETLAIRTGHTRTFEGEHGEPIFLTSSFVYENAAEAAAKFSGQEPGNIYSRFTNPTVAMFEKRLAALEGAERAVATSSGMAAIMAVMMAFLKAGDHVICSRAVFGSTVSMFEKYVAKFGVSVDFVDLTDLDAWKNAIKPETKILFVESPSNPLAEVADIQGLADIAHANDALLAIDNSFCTPVLQQPLKFGADLVVYSATKYLDGQGRALGGAVVGNHKLLEEIFGYVRTTGPSMSPFNAWVFLKGLETLRLRMREHSASAQQLAEFLNQHPKVEKVYYAGLPEHVGHELAAKQQSGFGGIVSFEVKGGREEAWTVIDNTQFISITGNLGDVKSTITHPATTTHGKLSPEAKEAAGIREGLIRVSVGLEEIGDIIQDIRRGLDLI
- a CDS encoding ribonuclease D; its protein translation is MFQFIQHQNDLTHVLKLMDQNSVYGLDTEFIKVDTLWPKLGVFQINVDNKVYLLDGTTLDLTEFLNKIFNAQQNIFHACSEDIDLIYHYTQKKSLSNVFDTQVGMSFLGHGLQVSYQNALKQMLEVDIEKDQTRSDWLARPLSSEQLLYAANDVHYLVQLSEKIKQDLDSKDLLDFALQDCRFLTQEIGEDTPTALLYQDVGNYRHSRRQLMQLQQLMVWRDQIAKALNQPRSFILKNASMIDLVEKFPRNNFQLSHVKDIRSNVVREHGKTILDLLKFLPEPANWPLRLARPIRHSSKDIGEKIDSIIQNVVNETSIPKEVLMRKKWLNALYQHVVFHKDEQDLPDYLLGWRYELLTQPLIQVLHQDESYLSTQMKVSE
- a CDS encoding YbaB/EbfC family nucleoid-associated protein, whose amino-acid sequence is MNINMLMQQAQRMQKEVENNVKKAKEELAQTEVHAEAGGGLVKVTMTCRNVVKRIEINPELLQDDPDMIEDLIAAAMNDAARQAEVVSDERMKAANSGMGLPPGLAGMF